In Stenotrophomonas sp. ASS1, the following proteins share a genomic window:
- the rplR gene encoding 50S ribosomal protein L18, whose amino-acid sequence MKMNKNIARLRRAKSTRAHIRELGVARLSVLRTGQHLYAQVFTADGSKVLAAANTTQTDVMEGLKNGKNADAAAKVGRIVAERAKAAGVEKVAFDRSGYRYHGRIKALAEAAREAGLQF is encoded by the coding sequence ATCAAAATGAACAAGAACATCGCCCGCCTGCGTCGCGCCAAGTCGACCCGCGCCCACATCCGTGAGCTCGGCGTCGCCCGCCTGTCGGTGCTGCGCACCGGCCAGCACCTGTACGCCCAGGTCTTCACCGCCGACGGTTCCAAGGTGCTGGCTGCCGCCAACACCACCCAGACCGACGTCATGGAAGGCCTGAAGAACGGCAAGAACGCCGATGCCGCCGCCAAGGTTGGCCGCATCGTCGCCGAGCGCGCCAAGGCCGCCGGCGTCGAGAAGGTTGCCTTCGATCGTTCGGGCTACCGCTACCACGGCCGCATCAAGGCCCTGGCAGAAGCGGCCCGCGAAGCCGGCCTGCAGTTCTAA
- the rplO gene encoding 50S ribosomal protein L15 has protein sequence MTLRLNELSPAPGARTERTRVGRGIGSGLGKTAGRGHKGSFARKGGGKIKAGFEGGQTPMQRRLPKIGFRSPIAKDTAEVLLYALDKLPAGEIDFAALRAAKLVPSTAKKAKVVVKGEVTKAFTLKGIAATAGAKAAIEAAGGSVTE, from the coding sequence ATGACTCTGCGTCTCAATGAACTGAGCCCGGCACCGGGCGCCCGCACCGAGCGTACCCGCGTCGGTCGCGGTATCGGTTCGGGCCTGGGCAAGACTGCCGGCCGCGGCCACAAGGGTTCGTTCGCCCGCAAGGGTGGCGGCAAGATCAAGGCTGGCTTCGAAGGCGGCCAGACCCCCATGCAGCGTCGTCTGCCGAAGATCGGCTTCCGTTCGCCGATCGCCAAGGACACCGCTGAAGTGCTGCTGTACGCGCTGGACAAGCTGCCGGCCGGTGAGATCGACTTCGCCGCCCTGCGTGCTGCCAAGCTGGTCCCGAGCACTGCCAAGAAGGCCAAGGTCGTCGTCAAGGGCGAAGTGACCAAGGCGTTCACCCTGAAGGGTATTGCTGCCACGGCGGGTGCCAAGGCCGCGATCGAAGCTGCCGGCGGCAGCGTAACGGAGTAA
- the rpsE gene encoding 30S ribosomal protein S5: MAEERQQRGRDRDRNREEKIDDGMIEKLVAVNRVSKTVKGGRQFTFTALTVVGDGEGKVGFGYGKAREVPVAIQKSMEQARKNLVSVDLNNGTLWHTIKDGHGAARVFMQPASEGTGVIAGGAMRAVLEAVGVKNVLAKATGSRNPINLVRATVKGLSAAQSPARIAAKRGKKVEELNHG, from the coding sequence ATGGCAGAAGAGCGTCAGCAGCGGGGTCGCGATCGCGACCGTAACCGCGAAGAGAAGATCGACGACGGCATGATCGAAAAGCTGGTCGCGGTCAACCGCGTCAGCAAGACCGTCAAGGGTGGCCGCCAGTTCACCTTCACCGCCCTGACCGTTGTCGGCGACGGCGAAGGCAAGGTCGGTTTCGGTTATGGCAAGGCCCGCGAAGTGCCGGTCGCCATCCAGAAGTCGATGGAACAGGCCCGCAAGAACCTGGTCAGCGTTGACCTGAACAACGGCACCCTGTGGCACACCATCAAGGATGGTCACGGCGCAGCCCGCGTGTTCATGCAGCCGGCTTCGGAAGGTACCGGCGTCATCGCCGGCGGTGCCATGCGCGCCGTGCTGGAAGCGGTTGGCGTGAAGAACGTGCTGGCCAAGGCCACCGGTTCGCGCAACCCGATCAACCTGGTGCGTGCCACCGTGAAGGGCCTGTCTGCTGCGCAGTCGCCGGCCCGCATCGCGGCCAAGCGCGGCAAGAAGGTGGAGGAACTCAACCATGGCTAA
- the rplF gene encoding 50S ribosomal protein L6: MSRVAKKPIDLGKVELNVQSDSVTAKGPKGTLSLAKPAGIAINVDNGVATLSTENADLVALTGTVRAILSNMVKGVSEGFERKLELVGVGYRAAMQGKDLSLSLGFSHPVVFVAPEGITLSTPTQTEILVQGADKQVVGEVAAKIRAFRKPEPYKGKGVKYSDEVIIRKEAKKA; encoded by the coding sequence ATGTCCCGCGTAGCCAAGAAGCCGATCGACCTGGGTAAGGTTGAACTGAACGTCCAGTCGGACAGCGTCACCGCCAAGGGCCCGAAGGGCACCCTGTCGCTGGCCAAGCCGGCCGGTATTGCCATCAACGTCGACAACGGCGTTGCCACCCTGAGCACCGAGAACGCTGACCTGGTCGCACTGACCGGTACCGTGCGTGCGATCCTGTCCAACATGGTCAAGGGCGTGTCCGAAGGCTTCGAGCGCAAGCTGGAGCTGGTCGGCGTGGGTTACCGCGCTGCCATGCAGGGCAAGGACCTGAGCCTGTCGCTGGGCTTCTCGCATCCGGTCGTGTTCGTGGCGCCGGAAGGCATCACCCTGTCGACCCCGACCCAGACCGAGATCCTGGTCCAGGGCGCTGACAAGCAGGTCGTCGGTGAAGTTGCCGCCAAGATCCGTGCGTTCCGCAAGCCGGAGCCGTACAAGGGCAAGGGCGTGAAGTACTCCGACGAAGTCATCATCCGTAAGGAAGCCAAGAAGGCATAA
- the rpmD gene encoding 50S ribosomal protein L30: protein MANESNKTVKVRLVRGLRGTQSRHRLSVRALGLNKLNDVRELKDSPQVRGLINKVQYLVQVEE from the coding sequence ATGGCTAATGAGTCCAACAAGACTGTCAAGGTCCGCCTGGTGCGTGGCCTGCGTGGCACCCAGTCGCGTCACCGCCTGTCGGTGCGTGCCCTGGGCCTGAACAAGCTCAACGATGTGCGTGAACTGAAGGACAGCCCGCAGGTGCGCGGCCTGATCAACAAGGTTCAGTACCTCGTCCAGGTTGAGGAGTAA